TTCTCCGCTCTTGAATACTCTCCAACATATGATGGATCTTTCTGACGATACGGAGAAGATCCCGAACGCACCATCAAAGGTTTACATGCGGGATGCCAAGGCCATGGCTGCAACACCAGCGGACATTAAGGAGTACCCCAAGTCTTATGTGTTCATCGTCGACATGCCGGGGCTGAAATCAGGGGACATCAAGGTCCAAGTGGAGGACGACAATATGCTCTTGATCAGCGGAGAAAGGAAGCGAGAGGAAGAGAAAGAAGGAGCCAAGTACGTAAGAATGGAGAGGCGGGTCGGCAAGCTTATGAGGAAATTTGCGTTGCCTGAGAATGCTAACACTGATGCCATCTCTGCAATCTGTCAAGACGGGGTTTTAACTGTTACTGTGGAGAAACTGCCACCCCCTGAGCCTAAGAAACCCAAGACCATCGAGGTTAAAATAGCTTGAAGCAGCTTTAGATTTACGGTTAATTGTCAATGGGGGCTTTAAATAAGTTGGGGGTTAGCCCTGTAAGTAGTTTCTAGCGTTTGCCGTGGTGGTTTCTGAGTGTGTTAAACGTTTGATATCAGAGTTCTATGTCGTGTTGTGTTGAAATCATGAAATGCAGATTTTACTGTTAGTATTTTCTTGTATTTTCCATCTCTGGTTTTAATCACATATGTTTTTTGCTAACAATGGTCAATGGAAATCCTCATGCCAAGCAGAAATTTATGGctaaaaaagaaagggaaagacTCGCAGCAAATTGTATTAAAACTTGGGAGGTAACATGACAAAACAGagttgattaaaaaaatttaaatcaaatagcATGTTGTTATTTCAGGTTAACCCTAAAACTAGGTTTAGaatataaaaacattttaaacattccGCCATACAGGGTTGGCATTCTAATTCTCGCCTCTTTCTTGCTAAGATTTTTCCTTTTAGTACGCTTTACAAGAGACAGATGAGATGAATCAGGGCTCAGCGATGGGTGGATTACGGACCCTTCTTCCCTGACAAACAGAGCAATGAAAAAGCCTTCTTTGTCCTCAACAGGGTCAGTCCGGaccaaatgttcaactacaaagCAATAACGCAGCATGGATTTTAACTAATTAATACACACCAGATACCAATATCCAAAAAGCTGCTAATCACAGACATGGATATTGTGGGGATAAATCATCAACTTACAGCCTTCTAGAACCGGAAGACCACGACGGTGCCACTTGGGAAAAGGTGTTCCTAGTCGAAAACCATGAGATGCAGCAAGGGGTAAAATAGAATTGACAACATCTTCATTTTCAATTTGGTGGATGGAACAAGTGCTGTAGACTATTCTCTCAACTTGTGGAACTGTAGTTGAGAATGTGAGACATATAATCAGCCCGCAATTTAAATGCCACATAATTAAAAGCATgaaacatatatatacttaacagCACAGTGCATGTGTTAGCACTTTCTTTTGAAAGGAGGCCAGCTTGGTAAGTCTCTCTGTTTCATCAACATTTGCTGATTGACCtgaaaaatttaatatgaaaataagagAGAAAACAAGGAGCAATTTGGATAGAGTTAAAATCTATGAGCAGCATAATGTTCACATTGTAATGAAATAATAGTAACTGCAAAactcatttgataataaatacTTAAATAGGAAAATTAGCTTGGTATGACAATATAAGTAATACCAAATAAGTTCGCATCAGTAACACTTGCTTCTAGAAATTTTTATGATTGGAAAGATAGTGAGGGGATAGCCCCAAAGCTCACTATGTTTAacaaattgaaaactaaaatgaAGAGACAATTACTTTAATCACTAAAAAAACTAAGAAAGGAAGCTATTACCACACTACAAGGATGCACATAATTACCTGCAGCATGAGATGGAAGCAGATGGTCCAATCTCTCAGCAACTGTACCAGATCCAGAGCAGGAAGGATCTAAAAGAATGGCACGGACCTGCAATGTCAATTTGCTTGAGAACTCGAAGAATAAGTAAGACTGTAGCATTAAAAGAGGCTAGAGGAGAAAGAcatttgatgtttaaaactaGTGAATGGAACTTGACACATTGCTGAGGTGAGCTGCTTACGCTTCAACTGAAAGCACAACAGGCTAACAAAAGAGCCATGCAACTAAAACTCATTTAGTTTCTACTTCTGAGACTCAAACAAACAAGTATTGCACAAACATCTGCCTTTCGAAAAAGGCATGTCTAACCTATTTTAACTCAGGACACAAATGAGTGCATGCTTACCTTGGAGTATGGGGGATCTTTTGGGTCTAAACTTAAAAAATCGCCATGAAAAACTTCAATATCTACAACCAATTAAGAATAACATACCACAGCAAAAATTTTCATTCAGAAGCGAGGATGATGATTAACAACATATGCGAGGAGTTGactgaaatgaaaacaaagaatcATAAAACAAGGATAACAGGAAAAGAATGCTT
The sequence above is drawn from the Gossypium hirsutum isolate 1008001.06 chromosome A05, Gossypium_hirsutum_v2.1, whole genome shotgun sequence genome and encodes:
- the LOC107958855 gene encoding 17.3 kDa class II heat shock protein yields the protein MDLRIMGFDSPLLNTLQHMMDLSDDTEKIPNAPSKVYMRDAKAMAATPADIKEYPKSYVFIVDMPGLKSGDIKVQVEDDNMLLISGERKREEEKEGAKYVRMERRVGKLMRKFALPENANTDAISAICQDGVLTVTVEKLPPPEPKKPKTIEVKIA